One window from the genome of Pseudomonas fluorescens encodes:
- a CDS encoding multifunctional CCA addition/repair protein, protein MQIYKVGGAVRDRLLGIPITDVDRVVVGATAEEMLAKGFRPVGADFPVFLDPKTGEEYALARTERKSGRGYGGFVFHASPEVTLEEDLVRRDLTINAMAEDDHGNLTDPYHGQRDLEARVLRHVSPAFAEDPLRVLRVARFAARYAPLGFKVASETLELMRQLSESGELEALTAERSWKEISRALMEKQPQVFIQVLRDCTALKVLMPEVDALFGVPQPEAHHPEIDTGVHTLSVLEQAALHQQPLTVRWACLLHDLGKGLTPQHEWPRHIAHEHTGLKLIKVVNERFKAPRDCQELALLVGQYHTHGHRALELKASTLLELLQSFDVYRRPQRFEEFIAACEMDARGRKGLEQRSYPQADYLRGAAAAARAVAVQPLLEKGFKGPELGEAIKRERLKALKSYKEAAS, encoded by the coding sequence ATGCAGATCTATAAAGTTGGCGGCGCCGTACGCGATCGCCTGCTGGGCATTCCCATCACCGACGTCGATCGGGTCGTCGTGGGAGCCACCGCCGAGGAAATGCTCGCCAAGGGTTTTCGCCCCGTGGGGGCCGACTTTCCGGTATTCCTCGACCCGAAGACCGGCGAGGAATACGCCCTCGCCCGCACCGAGCGCAAGAGCGGTCGGGGCTATGGCGGCTTCGTGTTCCATGCCAGCCCTGAAGTCACTCTGGAAGAAGACCTGGTCCGCCGGGACTTGACCATAAACGCCATGGCTGAAGATGACCATGGCAACTTGACCGATCCGTACCACGGCCAACGCGATCTGGAAGCCCGGGTGCTGCGTCACGTTTCCCCCGCTTTCGCCGAAGATCCGCTCCGAGTCCTGCGGGTTGCCCGCTTTGCCGCGCGTTATGCGCCGCTGGGTTTCAAGGTGGCGAGCGAAACCCTTGAGCTGATGCGCCAGCTCAGCGAGTCCGGCGAACTGGAGGCGTTGACGGCCGAGCGCAGCTGGAAAGAAATTTCCCGCGCCCTCATGGAAAAGCAACCACAGGTATTTATCCAGGTCTTGCGCGACTGCACGGCCCTCAAGGTCTTGATGCCCGAAGTCGACGCGCTGTTCGGCGTGCCACAACCTGAAGCCCATCACCCGGAAATCGATACCGGCGTCCATACCCTGAGCGTGTTGGAACAGGCGGCACTGCATCAACAGCCGTTGACGGTCCGCTGGGCCTGCCTGCTCCATGACCTGGGTAAAGGCCTGACGCCCCAGCACGAATGGCCGCGACACATCGCCCATGAGCACACGGGCTTGAAGCTGATCAAAGTCGTAAACGAGCGCTTCAAGGCGCCGCGCGACTGTCAGGAACTGGCGTTATTGGTGGGCCAGTACCATACCCATGGTCATCGCGCGCTTGAACTGAAGGCATCTACCCTGCTTGAACTGCTACAAAGTTTTGATGTGTACCGTCGGCCCCAGCGCTTCGAGGAATTCATTGCGGCCTGCGAGATGGACGCGCGCGGGCGCAAGGGGCTTGAGCAGCGAAGTTATCCACAGGCTGATTATCTGCGGGGCGCTGCGGCAGCGGCCCGCGCAGTGGCGGTGCAGCCCTTGCTGGAGAAAGGCTTCAAGGGGCCGGAGCTGGGTGAGGCGATCAAGCGTGAGCGGCTCAAGGCGTTAAAAAGCTACAAAGAAGCGGCGAGCTGA